One genomic region from Conexibacter woesei DSM 14684 encodes:
- the glnA gene encoding type I glutamate--ammonia ligase → MSDLHSQGAGPDDVAAFAREHDARLVDLKFTDLPGTWQHFAVAARELEEDLLTAGAGFDGSSIRGFQSIDESDMLLVPDPSTAVIDPFHEQPTLSLVCDVRDPATGAPYSRDPRHVARKAERHLAASGVADTAFFGPEAEFYVFDHVAYAQQANRAFYEVDSGEGFWNAGAGFSSNGERLTPNLASRNRSQQGYFPAPPLDTLADLRGRMALTLERMGVVVEVHHHEVGGPGQAEIDLRFLPLLQMADAVQLYKYVVRNVARRAGKTATFMPKPIFAENGSGMHTHQSLWRAGETLMFDADGYGLLSELARHYVGGLLAHAPALLAFSAPTTNSYKRLVPGYEAPVSLLYSQRNRSAAVRVPVYFSSPKSKRVEFRSPDPTANPYLAFAAMLMAGLDGIRHRTEPPDPVDANLYELPPERQQSIRQAPTSLDAVLDALEADRDFLLDGDVFTRDLLDAYVAHKRAEIDEVRLRPHPWEFALYYDS, encoded by the coding sequence GTGTCGGATCTGCACAGCCAGGGAGCTGGTCCGGACGACGTCGCCGCCTTCGCGCGCGAGCACGACGCGCGGCTCGTCGACCTGAAGTTCACCGACCTGCCCGGCACGTGGCAGCACTTCGCGGTCGCGGCGCGCGAGCTGGAGGAGGACCTGCTGACCGCGGGCGCCGGCTTCGACGGCTCCTCGATCCGCGGCTTCCAGTCGATCGACGAGTCCGACATGCTGCTCGTGCCGGATCCCTCGACGGCCGTCATCGACCCGTTCCACGAGCAGCCGACGCTGTCGCTCGTGTGCGACGTGCGCGATCCCGCCACCGGCGCGCCGTACTCGCGCGATCCGCGGCACGTCGCGCGCAAGGCCGAGCGGCACCTCGCCGCGTCGGGCGTCGCCGACACCGCCTTCTTCGGGCCCGAGGCCGAGTTCTACGTCTTCGACCACGTCGCGTACGCGCAGCAGGCCAACCGCGCCTTCTACGAGGTCGACTCGGGCGAGGGATTCTGGAACGCGGGTGCGGGCTTCAGCAGCAACGGCGAGCGCCTGACGCCCAACCTCGCGTCGCGCAACCGCTCCCAGCAGGGCTACTTCCCCGCACCGCCGCTCGACACGCTCGCCGACCTGCGCGGCCGGATGGCGCTGACGCTCGAACGCATGGGCGTCGTCGTCGAGGTCCACCACCACGAGGTCGGCGGCCCCGGCCAGGCCGAGATCGACCTGCGCTTCCTGCCGCTGCTGCAGATGGCCGACGCAGTCCAGCTCTACAAGTACGTCGTCCGCAACGTCGCCCGCCGGGCCGGCAAGACCGCGACGTTCATGCCGAAGCCGATCTTCGCCGAGAACGGCTCCGGCATGCACACGCACCAGTCGCTGTGGCGCGCCGGCGAGACGCTGATGTTCGACGCGGACGGCTACGGACTGCTGTCGGAGCTCGCGCGGCACTACGTCGGCGGGCTGCTCGCGCACGCACCGGCGCTGCTCGCGTTCAGCGCGCCGACGACGAACTCCTACAAGCGGCTCGTGCCCGGCTACGAGGCGCCGGTCAGCCTCCTCTACTCACAGCGCAACCGCTCCGCCGCGGTGCGGGTGCCGGTCTACTTCAGCTCCCCGAAGAGCAAGCGCGTCGAGTTCCGCTCGCCGGACCCGACCGCCAACCCCTACCTCGCGTTCGCGGCGATGCTGATGGCGGGGCTGGACGGCATCCGCCACCGCACCGAGCCGCCGGACCCGGTCGACGCGAACCTCTACGAGCTGCCGCCTGAGCGCCAACAGAGCATCCGGCAGGCGCCGACCTCGCTCGACGCCGTGCTCGACGCGCTCGAGGCCGACCGCGACTTCCTGCTCGACGGCGACGTCTTCACGCGCGACCTGCTCGATGCGTACGTCGCGCACAAGCGCGCCGAGATCGACGAGGTGCGGCTGCGCCCGCATCCGTGGGAGTTCGCGCTCTACTACGACAGCTGA
- a CDS encoding TMEM175 family protein: MTAGEREHEHEVEDEGSVGYERAVAFSDGVFAIAITLLVLGLGVPEVADGELPDALRDLGPQVMSYFIGFAVIGAFWLGHHRFFGVLRRFDSTLLVLNLAFLSFISLMPFTTGLLGRYGGVEAAVVAYAANVIAASAADTAMLWVALRRRLLAPGHGRDPRARLFASFFPGLVFLCSIPVALAAPRAAPYTWLALFLGGPRVARLWARARGR; encoded by the coding sequence ATGACCGCCGGCGAGCGCGAACACGAGCACGAGGTGGAGGACGAGGGCTCCGTCGGCTACGAGCGGGCGGTCGCCTTCTCCGACGGCGTCTTCGCGATCGCGATCACGCTGCTGGTGCTCGGGCTCGGCGTGCCCGAGGTGGCGGACGGCGAGCTGCCGGACGCGCTGCGCGACCTCGGCCCGCAGGTGATGTCGTACTTCATCGGCTTCGCCGTGATCGGCGCGTTCTGGCTCGGCCACCACCGCTTCTTCGGCGTGCTGCGGCGCTTCGACTCGACGCTGCTGGTGCTGAACCTCGCGTTCCTCTCGTTCATCTCGCTGATGCCGTTCACGACCGGCCTGCTCGGCCGCTACGGCGGCGTCGAGGCCGCGGTCGTGGCGTACGCCGCCAACGTGATCGCGGCGAGCGCGGCCGACACCGCGATGCTGTGGGTCGCACTGCGCCGCAGACTGCTGGCGCCCGGGCACGGGCGCGACCCCCGCGCGCGGCTGTTCGCCTCGTTCTTCCCGGGGCTCGTCTTCCTCTGCTCGATCCCGGTCGCGCTCGCCGCCCCGAGAGCAGCGCCGTACACGTGGCTGGCGCTGTTCCTCGGCGGCCCGCGCGTGGCGCGCCTGTGGGCGCGGGCGCGCGGCCGGTGA
- a CDS encoding TetR family transcriptional regulator C-terminal domain-containing protein, whose amino-acid sequence MPRRPSEQTCAAWLWRRLSDDGRHAYCPRCGADRPFRLRRGDIRYACRVCEMALDPRAGTAFEGSRTPLGTWFVATAMLREDPQLTPTALAAEAGVSYATSWRMLRRLRELPAGAFELRAGLGDEPGREPSTRVSLPSDDLIADPKLTSILRGAATAIVARGFAETRISDIADEAGVSAATVLHHFRTREAVLLAALRWAGAVATMQLSEELDPDASARDWLRKSVGSILPADEEQRAEAVLQLECWNVALHEPELVVHTEDIARRWRATLAELVQHGIDRGEFSTAAPAADVADLIAAALNGLWPKVLLGFEDYPRERCIELAETLLDTLLPAGAARAAPPVAR is encoded by the coding sequence GTGCCCAGGAGACCCAGCGAGCAGACCTGCGCCGCGTGGCTGTGGCGCCGCCTCAGCGACGACGGCCGTCACGCCTACTGTCCGCGGTGCGGCGCCGACCGCCCCTTCAGGCTGCGCCGCGGCGACATCCGCTACGCCTGCAGGGTCTGCGAGATGGCGCTCGACCCGCGTGCCGGGACGGCGTTCGAGGGCTCGCGAACGCCGCTGGGGACGTGGTTCGTCGCGACCGCGATGCTGCGCGAGGACCCGCAGCTCACGCCCACCGCCCTGGCGGCGGAGGCCGGCGTCTCCTACGCGACGTCGTGGCGGATGCTGCGCCGCCTGCGCGAGCTGCCGGCCGGCGCCTTCGAGCTGCGCGCCGGCCTCGGCGACGAGCCCGGTCGCGAGCCGTCGACGCGGGTGTCGCTGCCCAGCGACGACCTGATCGCCGACCCGAAGCTGACCTCGATCCTGCGCGGCGCGGCGACCGCGATCGTCGCGCGCGGCTTCGCCGAGACGCGCATCAGCGACATCGCGGACGAGGCCGGCGTCTCGGCCGCGACGGTGCTGCACCACTTCCGCACACGTGAGGCCGTGCTGCTGGCCGCGCTGCGCTGGGCCGGCGCCGTCGCCACGATGCAGCTCTCAGAGGAGCTCGACCCGGACGCCTCCGCGCGCGACTGGCTGCGCAAGTCGGTCGGGTCGATCCTCCCCGCCGACGAGGAGCAGCGCGCCGAGGCCGTGCTCCAGCTCGAGTGCTGGAACGTCGCGCTGCACGAGCCCGAGCTGGTCGTCCACACCGAGGACATCGCGCGGCGCTGGCGTGCGACGCTGGCCGAGCTGGTGCAGCACGGCATCGACCGCGGCGAGTTCTCCACCGCTGCGCCGGCGGCCGACGTCGCCGACCTGATCGCCGCCGCCCTCAACGGACTCTGGCCGAAGGTGCTGCTCGGCTTCGAGGACTACCCGCGCGAGCGCTGCATCGAGCTGGCCGAGACGCTGCTCGACACGCTCCTGCCGGCCGGCGCCGCGCGGGCGGCGCCGCCGGTCGCGCGCTGA
- a CDS encoding pyridoxal phosphate-dependent decarboxylase family protein, with protein MSEQTRLETLPQGGRGWNDIERDLGSLQAHDPPLIDGTFDLWWPVLPADLQGVARLAHSAFMHANAFFTTAVPSLERIDAELRAMVADVLRVPASGTVTLTGGGTESNFLAVKGARDWARAHRPGIERPRLVLPLTAHPSFDKAADVMDLAVTRVGVRPDWRADPAQIAAALDDDVILVAGSVPQYAHGVVDPIGELASVAAERGIWMHVDACVGGFLHRWVDEVGSGLPPFDFAAVPGVWSVSADLHKFGFCPHGISTLSLREAELAEYHTYHAGTVWPTGGYSRRGFTGSRPASPVVAAWAVMQFLGADGYRGIAREIVALQELFVRRLAAIPALEPVVEPELGVLAVASRDADVGIPDVAEALSRRGWHPARIAEPEGLHLLFGPVPVSMLDRYLADLEDAVADARSGRVRSLQREATYVSE; from the coding sequence ATGAGTGAACAAACGAGACTTGAGACGCTGCCGCAGGGTGGCCGCGGGTGGAACGACATCGAGCGCGACCTGGGGTCCCTGCAGGCCCACGACCCGCCGCTGATCGACGGCACGTTCGACCTCTGGTGGCCCGTCCTCCCGGCCGACCTGCAGGGCGTCGCGCGCCTGGCGCACAGCGCCTTCATGCACGCCAACGCCTTCTTCACCACCGCCGTCCCGAGCCTCGAGCGGATAGACGCCGAGCTGCGCGCGATGGTCGCCGACGTGCTGCGCGTCCCCGCGAGCGGGACCGTCACCCTCACCGGCGGCGGCACCGAGAGCAACTTCCTTGCGGTCAAGGGGGCACGCGACTGGGCTCGCGCCCATCGGCCCGGCATCGAGCGCCCCCGCCTCGTGCTGCCGCTGACCGCCCACCCGTCGTTCGACAAGGCGGCCGACGTGATGGACCTCGCGGTCACGCGCGTCGGCGTGCGGCCCGACTGGCGCGCCGACCCGGCGCAGATCGCCGCCGCGCTCGACGACGACGTGATCCTCGTCGCGGGCTCCGTGCCGCAGTACGCGCACGGCGTCGTCGACCCGATCGGAGAGCTGGCCAGCGTTGCCGCCGAGCGCGGCATCTGGATGCACGTCGACGCCTGTGTCGGCGGCTTCCTGCACCGCTGGGTCGACGAGGTCGGCAGCGGGCTGCCGCCGTTCGACTTCGCGGCCGTGCCGGGCGTCTGGTCGGTCTCGGCCGACCTGCACAAGTTCGGCTTCTGCCCGCACGGGATCTCGACGCTGTCGCTGCGCGAGGCCGAGCTGGCCGAGTACCACACGTACCACGCCGGCACGGTCTGGCCGACTGGCGGCTACAGCCGCCGTGGCTTCACCGGCTCGCGCCCGGCGTCGCCGGTCGTCGCCGCCTGGGCCGTGATGCAGTTCCTCGGCGCCGACGGCTACCGCGGGATCGCCCGCGAGATCGTCGCGCTGCAGGAGCTGTTCGTCAGACGGCTCGCCGCGATCCCGGCGCTGGAGCCGGTCGTCGAGCCGGAGCTTGGCGTGCTCGCGGTCGCCTCGCGCGACGCGGACGTCGGCATCCCCGACGTCGCCGAGGCGCTGTCGCGCCGCGGCTGGCATCCTGCCCGGATCGCGGAGCCTGAGGGACTGCACCTGCTGTTCGGGCCCGTGCCGGTTTCGATGCTCGACCGCTATCTCGCAGATTTGGAGGACGCTGTCGCCGATGCGCGTTCGGGCCGCGTGCGCAGCCTCCAGCGCGAAGCGACCTACGTCTCCGAGTGA
- a CDS encoding hydantoinase/oxoprolinase family protein, whose protein sequence is MRFAIDCGGTFTDLVVGAADETRAYKALTVHADPVAGVLDAFDLAASDLGRTRGQLLADGELLLHATTRALNAVTEGRTAKTALLVTAGHPDVLSLREGGRHSLFDFATATPPPLVPRAWTYEIPERLDRRGRVVRPLDLDHVGRIAAELAEREVEAVAVSFLWSIVAPEHELAVEALLARALPGVPVSCGHRVNPVLREYRRTVATALDASLKPLMSDYLDDFERRLRAEGFGGRLLMTTSSGGAVPLGEVAARPVLSIGSGPAMAPIAARALPQVGAAGTAIVADTGGTTFDASVVRRGRVALTADVWLQRPFLGDVTGVPGIAVRSIGAGGGSIAWLDDGGLLRLGPQSAGSRPGPAAFGRGGEEPTLTDAAVVCGLLDPADFLGGRLRLDAVAARAAIERRVGAPLGLDAVAAAEAVLELATEQMAAALDELVAHEGIDPAEAVYVAGGGAAGLNACAIGRRLGCRRLIVPGAGPALSATGALVAPIGTVMTRALATSSADFDHAAAVAALVALDDDATGFARRAGAAAADRLEFEALCRYVDQAWELGIPIERDASDAIDVTALVAAFHAEHERLLGSAQPGAVVEVLGLQLRIEIGELRTPPGFAHGSGAVPPTRRARMGGADLDVQVLDVADVPRDGILGPAIVRSSLTTVVIPAGAAVRSDGVGGLEVDLAAGAGRRTQTTEVAA, encoded by the coding sequence ATGCGCTTCGCGATCGACTGCGGGGGCACCTTCACCGACCTGGTCGTCGGTGCCGCCGACGAGACGCGCGCCTACAAGGCGCTGACGGTCCACGCCGATCCCGTCGCCGGCGTGCTCGACGCGTTCGACCTCGCCGCGAGCGACCTCGGCCGCACGCGCGGGCAGCTGCTCGCCGACGGCGAGCTGCTGCTGCACGCCACGACGCGCGCGCTCAACGCCGTCACCGAAGGGCGCACGGCGAAGACCGCGCTGCTCGTGACCGCCGGACATCCCGACGTGCTCTCGCTGCGGGAGGGCGGCCGCCACAGCCTGTTCGACTTCGCGACCGCGACGCCGCCGCCGCTCGTCCCGCGCGCGTGGACCTACGAGATCCCCGAGCGGCTGGACCGGCGTGGCCGGGTCGTGCGCCCGCTCGACCTCGACCACGTCGGCCGCATCGCCGCCGAGCTGGCCGAGCGCGAGGTCGAGGCGGTCGCCGTCTCGTTCCTGTGGTCGATCGTCGCGCCCGAGCACGAGCTGGCCGTCGAGGCGCTGCTCGCGCGGGCGCTCCCCGGCGTCCCCGTCTCCTGCGGGCACAGGGTCAACCCGGTTCTGCGCGAGTACCGCCGCACGGTCGCGACCGCGCTCGACGCGTCGCTCAAGCCGCTGATGTCCGACTACCTCGACGACTTCGAGCGCCGCCTGCGCGCCGAGGGCTTCGGCGGTCGTCTGCTGATGACGACCTCCAGCGGCGGCGCCGTGCCGCTCGGCGAGGTCGCCGCGCGCCCGGTGCTGAGCATCGGCTCGGGGCCGGCGATGGCGCCGATCGCCGCGCGCGCCCTGCCGCAGGTCGGCGCCGCCGGCACCGCGATCGTCGCCGACACCGGCGGTACGACCTTCGACGCGAGCGTCGTGCGCCGCGGCCGCGTCGCGCTCACGGCCGACGTCTGGCTCCAGCGCCCGTTCCTCGGCGACGTGACCGGCGTGCCGGGCATCGCGGTCCGCAGCATCGGCGCCGGCGGCGGGTCGATCGCGTGGCTCGACGACGGCGGGCTGCTGCGGCTCGGCCCGCAGAGCGCCGGCTCGCGCCCCGGGCCGGCGGCCTTCGGTCGCGGCGGCGAGGAGCCGACGCTGACCGATGCCGCGGTCGTCTGCGGCCTGCTCGATCCCGCCGACTTCCTCGGCGGCCGCCTGCGGCTCGACGCCGTCGCCGCGCGCGCGGCGATCGAGCGTCGCGTCGGCGCGCCGCTCGGGCTCGACGCCGTCGCCGCCGCGGAGGCGGTCCTCGAACTCGCCACCGAGCAGATGGCGGCAGCGCTCGACGAGCTGGTCGCGCACGAGGGGATCGACCCGGCGGAGGCGGTCTACGTCGCGGGCGGCGGCGCGGCCGGTCTGAACGCGTGCGCGATCGGCCGGCGGCTCGGCTGCCGCCGGCTGATCGTCCCCGGCGCGGGTCCGGCGCTCAGCGCCACCGGCGCGCTCGTCGCGCCGATCGGGACCGTGATGACGCGCGCGCTGGCGACCTCGTCGGCGGACTTCGACCACGCCGCCGCGGTCGCGGCGCTGGTCGCGCTCGACGACGACGCGACCGGCTTCGCGCGGCGGGCGGGCGCCGCGGCGGCCGACCGGCTGGAGTTCGAGGCGCTCTGCCGCTACGTCGACCAGGCGTGGGAGCTCGGCATCCCGATCGAGCGCGACGCGAGCGATGCGATCGACGTGACCGCGCTCGTCGCGGCGTTCCACGCCGAGCACGAGCGGCTGCTCGGCTCGGCGCAGCCCGGCGCGGTGGTGGAGGTGCTCGGCCTGCAGCTGCGGATCGAGATCGGCGAGCTGCGGACGCCGCCGGGCTTCGCGCACGGGTCGGGGGCCGTGCCGCCGACCCGGCGCGCCCGCATGGGCGGCGCCGACCTCGACGTGCAGGTGCTCGACGTCGCGGACGTCCCGCGCGACGGGATCCTCGGCCCGGCGATCGTGCGGTCGTCGCTGACGACCGTCGTGATCCCCGCCGGAGCGGCGGTCCGCTCCGACGGCGTCGGCGGACTCGAGGTCGACCTGGCGGCCGGCGCCGGCCGCCGGACGCAGACGACGGAGGTGGCAGCATGA
- a CDS encoding hydantoinase B/oxoprolinase family protein encodes MSLDGARLAILASRLDAITRRMTVTLLRSARSTIINAARDFSCCLLTADGRLLAVGESLPIHVLAGTDEVARGLLELDEPVARGDAFLHNSPYHGNSHAADHCILVPVFDDAGSHQFTVLVKAHQADCGNSQPTTYFAGARDVYEEGALIFPWVRVQHEYRMREDVLRMCAMRIRVPEQWHGDFTAALGTARIGERLVAELAADVGWDELSKLADGIVAHGRRSMRAAIAALPAGSASIRTRHDAIPELPEGIELNVGVELLPQEGRVVVDLRDNPDCVPCGLNLTAATARAAATLGVFNGLGAEVAPNAGSLACVEVLLRRGCVVGIPEHPTSCSVATSNLTQRVASAVSCAMADLADGIGLAEAGTGLPPAVAVASGTSPEGTPFVNQLSLALTGGPAAPHADGWLTLAGVETAGMCRLDSVEVDELRYPLRVDQQRLIPDSGGAGRTRGAAAARVELGPVGCDVELAWTSDGTDAPARGARGGAPGSRARQVVVDATGAERPAGISGVFAIRDGERVLADSCGGGGYGDPGERAREEVRRDVAEGLVSAAAAVEAYGLEAVSAPAGLAVAARPFGP; translated from the coding sequence ATGAGTCTCGACGGTGCGAGGCTGGCGATCCTGGCCAGCCGGCTCGACGCGATCACGCGGCGGATGACGGTCACGCTGCTGCGCAGCGCGCGCTCGACGATCATCAACGCGGCGCGCGACTTCTCCTGTTGCCTGCTGACCGCCGACGGGCGGCTGCTGGCGGTCGGCGAGAGCCTGCCGATCCACGTCCTCGCCGGGACCGACGAGGTCGCCCGCGGGCTGCTGGAGCTGGACGAGCCGGTCGCCCGCGGCGACGCCTTCCTGCACAACTCGCCCTATCACGGCAACTCGCACGCGGCCGACCACTGCATCCTCGTGCCGGTCTTCGACGACGCCGGCAGCCACCAGTTCACGGTCCTCGTGAAGGCCCACCAGGCCGACTGCGGCAACAGCCAACCGACGACGTACTTCGCCGGCGCGCGCGACGTCTATGAGGAGGGTGCGCTGATCTTCCCGTGGGTGCGCGTGCAGCACGAGTACCGCATGCGGGAGGACGTGCTGCGGATGTGCGCGATGCGGATCCGAGTCCCCGAGCAGTGGCACGGCGACTTCACGGCGGCGCTGGGAACGGCCCGCATCGGCGAGCGGCTGGTGGCCGAGCTGGCAGCCGACGTCGGCTGGGACGAGCTGTCGAAGCTCGCGGACGGGATCGTCGCCCACGGCCGCCGCAGCATGCGCGCGGCGATCGCCGCGCTGCCGGCCGGGTCGGCCAGCATCAGAACCCGGCACGACGCGATCCCCGAGCTGCCCGAGGGCATCGAGCTGAACGTCGGCGTCGAGCTGCTGCCGCAGGAGGGGCGGGTCGTCGTCGACCTGCGCGACAACCCGGACTGCGTGCCGTGCGGACTCAACCTGACGGCGGCGACGGCGCGCGCGGCGGCGACGCTCGGCGTCTTCAACGGGCTCGGCGCGGAGGTCGCGCCCAACGCCGGCAGCCTCGCCTGCGTCGAGGTGCTGCTGCGCCGCGGCTGCGTCGTCGGCATCCCGGAGCACCCGACCTCGTGCTCGGTCGCGACCTCGAACCTGACCCAGCGGGTCGCCAGCGCGGTGTCGTGCGCGATGGCGGACCTCGCCGACGGCATCGGCCTCGCGGAGGCGGGCACGGGCCTGCCGCCCGCGGTGGCGGTCGCCTCCGGCACGTCGCCGGAGGGGACGCCGTTCGTCAACCAGCTGTCGCTGGCGCTGACCGGCGGCCCGGCCGCGCCGCACGCCGACGGCTGGCTCACGCTGGCGGGCGTCGAGACCGCGGGCATGTGCCGCCTCGACTCGGTCGAGGTCGACGAGCTGCGCTATCCGCTGCGGGTCGACCAGCAGCGGCTGATCCCCGACAGCGGCGGCGCCGGCCGGACGCGCGGGGCCGCGGCGGCGCGCGTCGAGCTGGGACCGGTCGGCTGCGACGTCGAGCTGGCGTGGACGAGCGACGGCACCGACGCGCCTGCGCGCGGCGCCCGCGGCGGCGCGCCGGGCAGCCGGGCGCGGCAGGTCGTCGTCGATGCGACCGGCGCCGAGCGGCCCGCGGGCATCTCGGGCGTCTTCGCGATCCGCGACGGCGAGCGCGTACTGGCCGACTCGTGCGGCGGCGGGGGCTACGGGGACCCCGGCGAGCGCGCGCGGGAGGAGGTCCGGCGCGACGTCGCCGAAGGGCTCGTGTCAGCCGCTGCGGCCGTCGAGGCCTACGGCCTCGAGGCGGTCTCGGCGCCTGCCGGCCTGGCGGTCGCGGCGCGGCCGTTCGGGCCCTGA
- a CDS encoding oligopeptide/dipeptide ABC transporter ATP-binding protein — MEPSQQREATAVGALDGDPAAGAVVEVRGLSVAFESGARPLRGVDLTLQAGRVTGLVGESGSGKSMLGAATLGMLPGGARADGEARLAGTDMLRSGAEERRLVRLRQAGAVFQDPMTSLDPTMRVGRQVAEVAGSEDAAIEALDLCGIPDARRRAAQYPHELSGGLRQRALIALAVARRPRYVLLDEPTTALDVLVQRGILRLFRSICDELDAAMLFITHDLLVAAEVADRLVVLYGGQVAEEGPVDAVLRDPAHPYTAGLLATRLSARRDVARPVPALPGEPPDVRRRGGACSFAPRCAFAQEPCGEREPASVRRSPQRADACLRFDELQPLSERAAVAHRRAAVAELDELAPVDAPQAAGPTAAALEVTGLRKAFGRGAAKRTVLDGIDLRLDHGSSMAIVGASGCGKTTLLRCVMGLERADAGEVRHAGVPPQLVPQDSGASLTPWMTIGDLLGERLGVGKVPRAERPAAIERALAQVGLPAEVAGRRPRQLSGGQRQRVAIARAIVLPPSVLVCDEPTSALDVSLTATVVNLLHQLRDDLGLAVLFVTHDLGVARSVADEIAVLQDGRVVERGAAPQVLDAPAHAATRELLDAMPEELR; from the coding sequence ATGGAACCCTCGCAGCAACGCGAGGCGACGGCAGTCGGCGCGCTGGACGGCGACCCGGCGGCGGGCGCCGTCGTGGAGGTTCGCGGCCTGTCCGTCGCGTTCGAGAGCGGAGCGCGGCCGCTGCGCGGCGTCGACCTGACGCTGCAGGCCGGCCGTGTGACCGGTCTCGTCGGCGAGTCCGGGTCGGGCAAGAGCATGCTCGGCGCGGCGACGCTCGGCATGCTGCCGGGCGGCGCTCGCGCCGACGGGGAGGCGCGGCTCGCCGGCACCGACATGCTGCGGTCAGGCGCCGAGGAGCGGCGCCTCGTGCGACTGCGTCAGGCGGGCGCGGTCTTCCAGGATCCGATGACGTCGCTGGACCCGACGATGCGGGTCGGGCGCCAGGTCGCCGAGGTCGCCGGCTCCGAGGACGCGGCGATCGAGGCGCTCGACCTGTGCGGCATCCCGGACGCGCGCCGGCGTGCCGCCCAGTACCCGCACGAGCTGTCCGGCGGTCTGCGCCAGCGCGCGCTGATCGCGCTCGCCGTCGCGCGACGACCGCGGTACGTCCTGCTCGACGAGCCGACGACCGCGCTCGACGTGCTCGTGCAGCGCGGGATCCTGCGGCTGTTCCGCTCGATCTGCGACGAGCTCGACGCGGCGATGCTGTTCATCACGCACGACCTGCTCGTCGCCGCCGAGGTCGCCGACCGGCTCGTCGTCCTCTACGGCGGCCAGGTGGCGGAGGAGGGCCCGGTCGACGCGGTCCTGCGCGACCCCGCGCACCCGTACACCGCGGGCCTGCTCGCGACCCGCCTGTCGGCCCGTCGCGACGTCGCGCGGCCCGTGCCCGCGCTGCCGGGCGAGCCGCCGGACGTCCGCCGCCGCGGCGGCGCCTGCTCGTTCGCGCCGCGCTGCGCCTTCGCGCAGGAGCCGTGCGGCGAGCGCGAGCCCGCTTCCGTGCGCCGCAGCCCCCAGCGCGCCGATGCCTGCCTGCGCTTCGACGAGCTGCAGCCGCTGTCCGAGCGCGCCGCCGTCGCCCACCGCCGCGCCGCGGTCGCCGAGCTGGACGAGCTGGCGCCGGTCGACGCGCCCCAGGCTGCTGGGCCGACCGCCGCTGCCCTCGAGGTCACCGGCCTGCGCAAGGCGTTCGGCCGCGGTGCCGCGAAGCGGACCGTCCTCGACGGGATCGACCTGCGGCTCGACCACGGCTCTTCGATGGCGATCGTCGGGGCGAGCGGCTGCGGCAAGACGACGCTGCTGCGCTGCGTGATGGGGCTCGAACGCGCCGACGCGGGCGAGGTCCGCCACGCCGGGGTGCCGCCGCAGCTCGTCCCGCAGGACTCGGGCGCGTCGCTGACGCCGTGGATGACGATCGGCGACCTGCTCGGCGAGCGGCTCGGCGTCGGCAAGGTGCCGCGCGCGGAGCGTCCCGCCGCGATCGAGCGCGCGCTCGCGCAGGTCGGGCTGCCGGCCGAGGTCGCCGGCCGCCGGCCGCGGCAGCTCTCCGGCGGCCAGCGCCAGCGCGTCGCGATCGCCCGTGCGATCGTGCTGCCGCCGAGCGTGCTCGTCTGCGACGAGCCGACCTCGGCGCTCGACGTCTCGCTGACGGCGACGGTCGTCAACCTGCTGCACCAGCTGCGCGACGACCTCGGTCTCGCCGTCCTGTTCGTGACGCACGACCTCGGCGTCGCCCGCTCGGTCGCCGACGAGATCGCCGTCCTGCAGGACGGCCGCGTCGTCGAACGAGGCGCCGCCCCTCAGGTGCTCGACGCGCCGGCCCACGCGGCGACGCGCGAGCTGCTCGACGCGATGCCGGAGGAGCTGCGATGA